AGATATATTGGGCAAAGTAGTCTACAGTAACTATGTTTGTATGGGAAATATTTTCTCCtagaaactataaaaacaGTTTGTAAGGTGCAAACAGCAGTTTTTTCACCTGCTCGCAAAACTATTGAACAAATAAACACAGtactaaaattgtttttgatatCTCTAAGCAACTTTTTATAGAGAACATATGGCACACGGGGAGCATCATGCTTATGAAACTTAAAGCCAgcaaaaataaacgaaaaatgaTTGGAATAATATTCCATATAGCTGAACTCAGGAAAACCAAacaagtggaaatggaaagtgcCTCCTTTTTTGGCcttaaacaaatacaaatctgattaatgttaataataACTTGGCCTGTCAAATGGAACCAGTTTGCCAGGGATCTCCGGGCGCCTGACTTCCTccagaataaacaaaatgtaaccACTTAAAAAATGTgagtataaatacataagaCCCACCGAtaaagcagcaaaaaaaaaaacagaaggtGTCAGCTGGCGGGTGCTGGTTCATTTTCGTTGGCTGCCAAAATTCGTATGCAAACACACACCTGGATTTCAGAGACGCCGACCAAGGAGCACCTCCATATCTCTGCAGCTCGTGGGTCTCGTGGGTGGGTGCGTGTATTCATTATCGCCggtgaaatgaaaacaagaacAAACAAGAGGACAGCGGACGCGATAAGCGAAACGTACAACTCTTGGAGCCAATTAGACGCCGGTTCTACAATATCTCCATGAACATTTGCAATTTCATTGCCAGTGCTGTtcgccaaaaacaaaacactgtTCAATAATTCAGCAGGTTCGCCAGTTAACTCAGTCGTCATATCTGTGATTTATACATACGTAATGTATGTGCGTTGTTTTGTGTACTTTCGAGTGTCTATGCGATCTTGTTCGACTTGAAACGTAGGCCGTGTTTATGTGTCAGATTGCGTGGCTTAATCAAACGGGCGCATTCAGCAGAGGTTTGCGAATTCGGAGATATGAGTAATACGTGATTTACGACGAGACTTGGCGATTAGAGAGCAGATTAATTTATCACCGTTTTTGGGAGAACATATTGTGGCAAATATACGAGGTTTcgtaaaatgtattaaaatattcCCGACTGACTCACTGGAAGACATTACCCGACCGTGTTTCGAATAACCATTTCTAATTaaagtttattgattttaacGTATATTATTGTCTACTAACAGACAGCAAACTtagtctttttttttcatttaagaaAACTGAgttacaaataataattttgtccCTACACTTGTACAACAAATTAGTTTATGTCCTTTTCATATCGTTTTTAGACactcaaatatataaatatagctGCAGCTAAATTATTTAGAATGTACAAATTGAATCTGGCAGCCCACTCAGCAAATGTCATTGTGCTTTCCTCGCTTTATTTTGATTGGGAAATTTGCTAATTGTAATcgtataaaagaaaatattcgaATGTAAACTAATTTATGGCACATGAATACATTTTATGATAGTAACTGCCTCTGAATGTCTGCTAATAATCTCTAAAGTCCATATTttctaatataatatttaattatcgGGATCTATTATAGAAATCTCGTGACCGATTATAAATCACAGCTTAGGTGACAAAAGTCGTGATTAAACTGCTGAATGCGCCCATTGTCAGCGCGTGAGGGAGAGATAGTAGAAttgagagagacagagagatagagagagttGCGAGAGAGCAGCTTCCATAGCATCGCTTTAAGAATGGGGGCGGTGGAGTGGGGGTAGATCGGGTAGACAGAGATCGGGGATTGGAATTGATTTGTTATTGGACTTACCTTCGGCTGGTTCTGTGATgaagggggcgggggcggcggGAACTGCAGCAGCGAGTTGCTGATGCTGGTACGCTGGAATCCtgcgctgttgttgctgttgctgccgctacCCGTGGGACTGTTACTGTGGTGCTGTgggtgcggatgcggatgtgcgTGCAGCGGGAACTGCTGCTGGAACTGGTGACCGGTGGCCACTGAAGTGGCGGCTGCAACGGCGGCGGCCACAACGTGCTGGaagtggtgctgctggtgattGCCAGTGGTGATCACCGCTGAATTCCTCGCTACCCGTGGCACCGACGAGGTGAGCGGCGACTTTGTTGGCGTCTCTAGGCCCGAAGTGTTGGCCGTGGTCCACACAGACATGATTTGGGACCAGAGATTTCTCCTGCAGATTTAAGTACGTCTGCCATGGTGCACGGAAATACAGGCAAGCAAAAAAAGTAACGAATAAGTTAAACAATTCGGCACGGCGCAAATGTGTGGTGCTAATTAAGTACGATCGGCGAGGTTTGAAagtaaactaaacaaaaaacaaattaattcaaCAGCATTTCGTTGCTTTACTTGTGTGCATTTATGAAATGTCCTAACGCGTGACGCCAACATATCGATCTATCGATTGCGCTAGTGCTGACAACCCTGCCATCAGCTGTTACCGATATATTTGAAAGCAAAAGGCGCCAAATTTCTGTAAGATCTAgttatttgtgttttgtgttttactGTGTTGGTGATTATATATTTAGTAACTGGTAAGTGACACAGACTAATTAATCATACGCCCCCGAGGCACAGAAATTAATCAAATAGCTTGCAGAACTTTACGCTCTGACACACATTTGAAATGGCCGATAGCACTTgctcggttttttttttcctttttcgcgCTCTTGCAAAAAGCTCTCTTTCTGTTTTGGTTTGCTAATTTTCTTTCACATTCTTCCGGCGTAGTCctcaattattttattcttggTCTGCTCGTGTActtacgtatgtacatacgtattaacatatatgtgtatgcaCATTGCATCTGTCGCtactttttctcttttttgttatCCGCCTTGAACTTGCAAATTTTGAATGAGTGTGACGAGTGCGAAATGGTTCTCGCATAACTGTGCTATTCGCCCTCTCTGTCAATCTTCTAATATTCACACCCACAGTTTCGCAAGTGTTTGGCAATGGCTTTCTTCGCTTTCCTTCCCCTCTTTCTTCGCTTGTGCTgtgctttgctttgtttgggAATTAATTTACATCCCATCGATAGATAAAGCGAGTCATGTGCCGATGAACAGACCTAGAACCGTTATCTATTGGATATGCCCAAAGCGCGAGCTCGCacttaagtacatatgtacatccaTATATACAAGTATGCATAGTAACAATCGCGACCACAATAATAGGGGCTCAATAATAGCTTCCCCTTTTAAGGATCTTTTTAAAAAACTCTCATAATTAACGCCGCTCGATATTGAAGTTTCTCTAAAAATTTTTGCTCTGCAAGCTTAGTTTACAAGTAAAGCACCTAGTGTTGTAAAACGCTAGCAGGTACGATGTGATAAATGTTAATAGTAGTGGCTTTGCTCGGTTAGATGAAATACACAAAAAGAATAATGAATATCTGTTAGTCCAGGCAATTGAAAAcattagttttataaattatatgtgatctatatatttaaaagaatattCCAGTCAATGATGAATAAGGAAATGGTATTTTTTACATAAGAAGTTCTGATTAGAATTGTGTGCTGTATTTTGGTGCATACTTTTCTGCGTTATGGAGCAATAACGAAGAGTATCGTTACCAGAAATTTCCTTccgaaattcaaatatttgggGTTGCTTATGTTATAAACTGAATAACTtcttaatgaaaaatattccCCATAAATTTAAGTATTCTTCAACCTAGAAGTCTATCCTCAGCTGTACGAGTATGCGGACGTATTAGAAATTCCTTGTGAACCGTGCGTCGCCTTCAAGGTGTTACAAATGTGCGCAAATGCCATTATCGGTTATCAGGCGGCTATACCATATTTGTTTGGCATCCGAATAAGCGGGTCAGAGGGGTTAGGGCCCAATAATAAGCATACATGTGTACTGAGGACTGAGGTAgagcaaataatatttttgcatgcCCTGCTCCCGTGGTGAGCACGTCTTGAGTCGTGAATGTAAACAATTGCGGGCAATTGAAATCAATAAGCGATCCGAGTGCCGCAGACTTTGTAATCCCTTATGGGTCTCTTGGTTCCCAGCTGTACCCGATATacttgtatgtacatatatgtatgtacgtatttATTGTTTCTTTTGCTTGGGGCATGCGGCGACTCAAGATGCCCAGTCATTGGCTATTAATAAAACTTCGCTCAGAAACTTTAGATAAGAGAAAAACCCACAAAACAATGCAAACACCATGAATATGTGTTTGTGGGCAATAGTACACCctaatatgtaaatatgtacttatatCGCAAATAGAATTGTTCAACTTCcattgtatgtacataaacaatcatcaaatttatttgtgaCGCAGATTTCGCATCATGAAGTCGACTTGGAGAAACGTCGAATTCTTGGAAGCGTACTCAAGTACTTGAAACTCTCGAAATCTTGTTTATCTCAAAAGGTTTCAATGTTTTTATTGGTGCTAATTATATAACACGGCAAAgctctttttaattaaatactcTGTGTAACTTTTGACCAGTTACAAAGTCCCCTCAACTGAACGGCAATTATTGCGTATTGTGTTTGAAATGGAAACTTCTGGTTTATTTTCTTGGAAACTTGAGCATTCCTAATCGATTCGAGTCTTTTGAAACTGGAATGCTTaagttattgttttgttttgttacgTATATAAACATCTGCTGCAAACCACAATCTGCTCATGTTTTATGTAGATTTAGGCCTTTAAACCTGCCGTCTTCTTCGAATAGAACTATAACCATAAATAGACCGAAAAACGCAGCGACTTCAAATGTCTCATAAAATATCATCTTTAATACATGCTTAAAACGAGTTCACAATAGTTGGGAGGAAGTACTCATACAATAATACAATATTACAGATAAACAGCTAAGTACGCGGCACTTGTAATGACTAATGGACAAGACAAGACGATCACATGGGTCATAGGTTACCAGTCACCAGTCACCAGTCTCCGGTCAAAGGCCACCCATAACCCCGCTTGGCAACAATTAACGTAAGCAGATTTCCTCTATTTGGCTGACTAACTTATGCAGTATGGCTAAGAATTCATAGGGCCCTTATTGTATGGTGGGCTTGATGGAGCCCATGGAGTTTTTCCGATGATGATTGACCTCGAATCGCTTCATGATGCTGGCCACAATGGAGGAGGGCGGCATGTCGGGATTGCCGGTTAGACCCCTGTAGCCCAGGACACTCGAATCGGCCAGGGATCGGGCCAGAGTCAGTCTTTGCACAAAGGCATCCGTATCGATTCCCGGTACCTGCGAGGGCTTAAGGAACCTTCGTGGTATCCGCGACAGTATATCCTCGGAGCTGAGCGGTCCAAAGCCCAGATTGATGAGTATGGCCTCGGGATCTGGCTTGCGTGCCTCCAGCAAACTATCCACGCTGGAGTACCGACTGGAGTCCGACTGTACGGACACGGAGCTATCACGCAGCAGCACTCTACTGAAGCGCTGTTGCCTCTGCGCCTGCGGACTCAGTTCGGGCGCCGTGCTGGAGGACTCGAAGGACTCCTCGTGCCGCAGGCAACGGGTACTGGTGGCAGATATGTGACGCATGGGCAAGGAGGCGATGGGCGACACATTCTCGCCATCCGGATCGGCATTCTCCTCCAGATCGGCGGCATACTCCATGTCATCCGTATCCACGGCGCTCTGCTGTCGCTGCAGTTTTCTGCGCCTGCGCAGCGGCTTGCTGGGCGGAAAGTGGGCGCTGGACAGGTGCTCGCTGCTGCCGGCCAATTGCTCCACAATTGCACCATCGGCGACCTTGGCCCCCGTCCTGCCCTCGAAATTACTACAGCTGTGCGAACGCTCCATGGCGTACGGTGTACGGTATACGAGTATGGGTAGTGGTGGGTTATATATCTGTGTGGATATCTAGATATCTAGTATCTTTAATGAGTTTTCTGTGGTCACGGCTGCTCGGGTTACAAGCTGCTCGACTCgccgcaatcgcaatcgcaactCAAGCTCGGCTTTTGGACATATTTGGTAATGGCCAGAATCAGGGCCTTAAATTTCGAATGCGTGTGCGCGCGTGTATAGTATACGGAATAACAAAAGCGACTACaatttgtgttgtttgttATTTGGTTGAATTGTTTTTGCTCCGATCGCCTTTTTTTGTGGAAACGTGTTTTTCTATATTCCGCGCGTTTCTGccaatttgttgctgttcggTATTTGCCGTATTTGCcgtatttgtgtgtttgcctgttttttgtttatttttattttgttattcgCTCGGCGCGTAGATGCGGAGAGCTTCTGACCCCGGATTTGGAACGATCGAGTGTTTTCACGATCGCATGGCATTGATATTGGGCTGCGGCAAGTGTCACTTCACACTTTTTGTCGTTGGATGTGAACTTTGTTGGATTGAGCTCAATATTTATTCACATTTAAGTACACAAGTGTTACAGAGTTCGAAGTAAAGATcgatttgttattttgtttttttctgtttttgttttgcaaattattataactTCAGCTTTCTCTTTTCGCTGTGGCAAGCGACCGCTTCGCAGCGAGTGATCttcaaaactgaaactgaaatcaCAAGCCCCAACCCAAGCGAAACGCCCCAAGCACGATCCGATCGGAGCTTTTACGCCggcgagaaagagagggccATACACGGTATAGAGTGAGAAATTTTGGGGTTGGGGGGCTTGTGGGGCTCTGAGAAAATCGGAGAGTGAAAGAGTGAGTAGTAGTAGTAGCGATCGGCCTGAGCTGGAATTACTTTGCGACCCGACGACGACAATTTCCTCAAGCGCAACGCCAATCTATTAGGAAACTTTGATTCTCCACTCCCCATAATTCCCCCACTTACCCATTTCCCCACGCAATCTcacatcgtcgtcgtcgtcgtcgttgggGGAAAAACCATCGTGTGTACGACGCTTTCGTATCTCCCCGATAAAAAGTAATACTTTAGTATTATTGGCACGTTCTGCGGCTCTGGGAGTACATTTCATACCGCTCATTGTGCCCACTCGCATTGCCCTTATTTGCTTAATGAGATACTTTTTACGGCTCCAACCCATTGGCCATTGTCAAGCAATTTGGGCCTCGTAAAGATCTATTTAGCCAACTGCTGCAGGATGATTTCTGGCTAATTGTAAAAGTGGATCAGTGGACTTTACGATCGTGCCAGCAGCGAATGAGCCTTTTGATCTTCGCCCTGTTTGTTTGCGTTGGTGCCACGCTCGCCCAGCTCTCACATGCAGATGCGGAAGAGTCACGCAAACGGAAAACCCAAACAGGGGAAATTGTTTAAACCAGTTAATAAGTGGCGCGATAAAAGCTTGCGAACCCGAAGCTTTTGGCCCAAACAGCTGAGGTTGCCGGCTAACCGCCTCAACCGATTCAAACAGAAACGATCTTTCTCTGGCAATGTGCATTTCTTCTATACACTGCCAGAAACTGGGGCAAAGTTGGGGAAAAGGTGTTTATCTTAATATCATAGCTTACGACTTCTTAACAGTAATGTTTAGAGTTTTGGtgcaaaaaaaaggtttaGCTTTGTATTTGCTGCCCTAAATTTAGAACAAGTATTATACTCTCCTtttgaaattcattttaaacGCTGAGGTCAGTGACACTTTGGAATTTTAATGACAGccctttattatttaaaaacacattAAGTGATGTTCCTCTTGCAGCCGCAGTTCCAGGGCTTTGTAATTCACACTTGACACGTTCTGGCCACTGACTTACTGAGCTCCGTAATTGGATCTCGAAACAAGTGGCAGCCACCTCAGGTCCCCCTGCATCTCTGCCACCCGGCCAAAGGTTCTGCCAACAGATCGAGATCTTCAAGCAAGAGTCTAGACTCTAGACTGACAAGGGTTCAAGTGTATCGGTGCTCGGTTGGTACTCGGAACATGGAAACATTGTGTGCCCGGGGCAAATTTACACAATTCTTCAAAAATTGACTTGGGCTATCAAGGCCAGACGCGATGGAGAAGCCATAAATCGTagaatgaatatattttaatgaaccCAAAGTTACTTTTGTTGGATTTCAATTAAAGGTGTGCGAGCGGGGCGGGTGCCATAATCACGTTGTGCAATTAACTATCGATGCTGTCAGCAATCATCCGCCGTACAACTTGGGATCTAATGAATGTTCCAATATGATTGGACGATGGGCGGAGTGGGAGGTTTCGGATTGAAGTTCGAGTCTGACTAGGAAATGCCGTCTTTGTTGTTGATTAGCACGATCATCGGCGTGATATGGCTTTTGACTGGTGATTCAGATAAGAGAAAGGGTAGTGTGTGCAGCACAGATCCTGGAAGTAACAGCTTATTTGGCTTAattgttaaacaaaataaattactcaATTTTCCCAGAAAATCTAGATTCGCGACTTATGCAAGCGATATGAAACACGAAAGTTAAGCGAACCCGATTCGAATAACAGTAATTACAGTGACACAATGATGGCGTGCCAAGGGTTAAACTGTGATTCAACAAAGGATACACTCAGAGAAAAGCCCCGTTCGAAGTGCTACACAAATGCTTTCATGCTTCGTATCGCAATTAAGTAACTTTATAACctggaaatatattacataccCCCCTATGATATTGAGAAGcttataatttcatttgaaagcTCATAGTTTTTGGCTCAGTGCAGTGGCCCTGATCTGATAGAATCCAAAACCGTTAGCTTCGATTCCATCAATGGCTCGCGCCCTTTTCAATTGATAGTAATTGGCATCGAATGGAACTTATTCGTCGGTGGTAATGTATACAAGCGAAAGTgtaaattgc
This sequence is a window from Drosophila teissieri strain GT53w chromosome 2R, Prin_Dtei_1.1, whole genome shotgun sequence. Protein-coding genes within it:
- the LOC122613565 gene encoding uncharacterized protein LOC122613565 — its product is MERSHSCSNFEGRTGAKVADGAIVEQLAGSSEHLSSAHFPPSKPLRRRRKLQRQQSAVDTDDMEYAADLEENADPDGENVSPIASLPMRHISATSTRCLRHEESFESSSTAPELSPQAQRQQRFSRVLLRDSSVSVQSDSSRYSSVDSLLEARKPDPEAILINLGFGPLSSEDILSRIPRRFLKPSQVPGIDTDAFVQRLTLARSLADSSVLGYRGLTGNPDMPPSSIVASIMKRFEVNHHRKNSMGSIKPTIQ